Proteins encoded in a region of the Paramagnetospirillum magneticum AMB-1 genome:
- a CDS encoding HU family DNA-binding protein, producing the protein MSKSAMSKAIRQAAGCTVAQADAAVEAVLATIVEGVKTEGRFSLIGFGSFSKSERPARQGRNPRTGKTIDIAASTSIKFSTSAALKKSL; encoded by the coding sequence ATGAGTAAATCCGCCATGTCCAAGGCCATCCGCCAAGCCGCTGGTTGCACTGTCGCCCAGGCTGATGCCGCTGTCGAAGCGGTGCTGGCCACCATCGTCGAAGGCGTCAAGACCGAGGGCCGCTTCAGCCTCATCGGCTTCGGCTCCTTCTCCAAGTCCGAGCGCCCGGCCCGCCAGGGTCGCAATCCGCGGACCGGCAAGACCATCGACATTGCCGCCTCGACCTCGATCAAGTTCAGCACCTCGGCGGCGCTGAAGAAGTCGCTGTAG
- a CDS encoding DUF6900 domain-containing protein translates to MKARDQVLTEIATQILDLETLDTRNSDRLDFHELSVWQIKKALEAAFAAGQEAK, encoded by the coding sequence ATGAAAGCCCGAGACCAAGTCCTGACCGAGATTGCCACCCAAATCCTCGACCTCGAAACCCTGGACACTCGCAACAGCGACCGCCTCGACTTCCACGAGTTGTCGGTTTGGCAGATCAAGAAGGCCCTGGAAGCCGCATTTGCCGCTGGCCAGGAGGCGAAGTGA
- a CDS encoding DUF7220 family protein, with translation MSMVEAVANVVIGYAIAVATQVVVFPIFGIHITLADDLAIGLVFLVVSLIRSYLLRRVFERLL, from the coding sequence ATGTCCATGGTCGAGGCCGTTGCCAACGTGGTGATCGGCTACGCCATCGCGGTCGCCACCCAGGTGGTGGTATTCCCGATCTTTGGCATTCACATCACCCTGGCCGATGATCTCGCCATCGGCTTGGTGTTTTTGGTGGTCTCGCTGATCAGGAGTTACTTGCTGCGGCGGGTCTTTGAACGGCTGCTATGA
- a CDS encoding site-specific DNA-methyltransferase, protein MTHPLPDSVEHWPIDRLIPYGRNARTHSDGQVAQIAASMIEFGWTNPVLADSRGNVIAGHGRLAAAKSLGLDTVPVVILDHLTEAQRRAYILADNKLALNAGWDEETLAAELHALNGDGFDLGVIGFSDEELDALMAPLDDEGDGQGDGTGEDEVPEPPADPVTRPGDLWILGHHRLLCGDSTVVTDVDRLLAGAKPHLMVTDPPYGVEYDPEWRNQAGVSSSARTGKVANDDRADWSEAWALFPGEVAYVWHAAIFAKTVADSLEANDFKIRAQIIWSKNRFVLGRGDYHWQHEPCIYAVRKNATGHWQGARDQATIWAIGNNGDEDEATVHGTQKPVECMRRPILNNSAEGDSVYEPFAGSGTTVIAAETTGRVCFALELNPAYADVTVGRWQKMTGQKAILDGDGRCFDDIAAGKAVSAG, encoded by the coding sequence ATGACCCATCCGCTTCCAGACTCTGTCGAGCATTGGCCCATCGACCGGTTGATCCCCTATGGCCGCAATGCGCGGACCCATTCGGACGGCCAGGTCGCTCAGATCGCCGCCAGCATGATCGAGTTCGGCTGGACCAATCCGGTGCTGGCCGACAGCCGGGGCAATGTCATCGCCGGTCATGGCCGACTGGCCGCCGCCAAATCCCTCGGCCTGGATACGGTGCCGGTGGTGATCCTCGACCATCTGACCGAGGCCCAGCGCCGCGCCTATATTTTGGCTGACAATAAGCTTGCACTCAATGCGGGCTGGGATGAAGAGACCCTGGCGGCCGAATTGCACGCGCTGAATGGCGATGGCTTCGATCTCGGCGTCATCGGCTTCTCCGACGAGGAGTTGGACGCCCTGATGGCCCCCCTTGATGACGAGGGCGACGGCCAGGGTGATGGAACCGGCGAGGATGAAGTGCCGGAACCGCCAGCCGATCCGGTGACGCGGCCGGGTGATCTGTGGATTTTGGGCCACCATCGCCTGCTCTGCGGCGATTCCACCGTGGTCACCGATGTGGATCGGCTGCTGGCCGGGGCCAAGCCACACCTGATGGTGACCGATCCGCCCTACGGCGTCGAATATGACCCGGAATGGCGCAATCAGGCGGGTGTGTCGTCCTCAGCCCGCACCGGCAAGGTCGCCAACGACGACCGCGCCGACTGGAGCGAAGCCTGGGCACTGTTCCCCGGAGAGGTCGCCTATGTCTGGCACGCGGCCATCTTCGCCAAGACGGTAGCCGACAGCCTGGAGGCGAATGATTTCAAGATCCGCGCCCAGATCATCTGGTCGAAAAATCGCTTCGTTTTGGGCCGCGGCGATTACCATTGGCAGCATGAGCCCTGCATTTATGCCGTGCGCAAGAACGCCACCGGCCATTGGCAGGGGGCGCGGGATCAGGCCACCATCTGGGCCATCGGCAATAACGGCGATGAGGACGAGGCCACCGTTCACGGCACCCAGAAGCCGGTGGAATGCATGCGCCGTCCGATCCTCAACAACAGCGCCGAGGGCGATTCGGTCTACGAGCCCTTCGCAGGCAGCGGCACCACGGTGATCGCCGCCGAGACCACCGGCCGGGTCTGCTTCGCCCTGGAACTGAACCCCGCCTATGCCGATGTGACCGTCGGCCGCTGGCAGAAGATGACCGGACAGAAGGCCATTCTGGATGGTGATGGCCGCTGCTTCGACGACATCGCCGCCGGGAAGGCGGTCAGCGCCGGGTGA
- a CDS encoding DUF3489 domain-containing protein, with protein sequence MTQIQLSDTQSVILAAACAREGGLVLPITASLKGGAVDMVLTSMIKKGLIEAIPVEAGAPVWREDEDGSPLTLVATAAAYMALGIVADTGADSGPEEEPAADMADEAESPPTDAHVAKPARKPREGTKQEALIAMLKRPEGASIAEITAEFGWLPHTARGAIAGALKKKLGLDVTSEKIETRGRVYRIAQNAEAAA encoded by the coding sequence ATGACCCAGATTCAGCTATCCGATACCCAGTCCGTCATCCTCGCCGCCGCCTGCGCCCGCGAGGGCGGGCTGGTCCTGCCGATCACCGCATCCTTGAAGGGCGGAGCGGTCGACATGGTGCTGACCAGCATGATCAAGAAGGGCTTGATCGAGGCGATTCCGGTTGAAGCCGGTGCCCCGGTCTGGCGCGAGGACGAGGATGGAAGCCCGCTGACGCTGGTCGCCACGGCCGCCGCCTACATGGCGTTGGGCATTGTCGCCGACACGGGCGCGGACTCAGGCCCGGAAGAAGAACCGGCGGCTGACATGGCCGACGAGGCAGAATCCCCGCCCACGGACGCCCACGTCGCGAAACCGGCCCGTAAGCCCCGCGAAGGCACCAAGCAGGAGGCCCTGATCGCCATGCTGAAGCGGCCCGAAGGCGCCAGCATTGCCGAGATTACCGCCGAGTTTGGCTGGTTGCCACATACGGCAAGGGGAGCAATCGCCGGTGCCTTGAAGAAGAAGCTGGGCCTTGACGTCACCAGCGAGAAGATTGAAACGAGGGGCCGGGTGTACCGGATTGCTCAGAATGCGGAAGCCGCAGCCTGA